TGATGGCCGTGGTCAAGTCCGACGCCTACGGCCACGGCAAGCTCGAGGTCGTCGAGAAGCTGCACCGTTACTGCGACTGGCTCGGCGTCAGCTTCATCGACGAGGGTGTCGAGCTGCGCCAGGCCGGCTACGATCTGCCGATCCTCTGCCTGGTCTCGCCGCTGCCCGACGAGCTGGACGCCCTGATCAAGTACGAGTTGACCCCGGTGATCAGCGACCTGTCCCTGGGCCGGGCGCTCAGCGAGCGGCTGGAGTTCCAGGGTCGGGCGCCGGTCAAGGTCCATCTCAAGGTAGATACGGGCATGGGCCGCCTGGGGGTGTGGCACGCGGACGCCGCCGGGCTGGCCGTCGAACTGGCCGCCCTGCCGAAGATCGAGCTCGGCGGTATGATGACCCACTTCCCCCTGGCCGACGGCGCGGATAAATCCTTCGCCCGGGAGCAGATCCGGCGCTTCGCCGCGGTGATCGACGCGGTCCGGGAGCGCGGACTGCAGCCCGGGATCTGCCACGCCGCTAACACCGCCGCCGCGCTCGAGCTGCCCGAGAGCCACTTCGACATGGTCCGTCCCGGCCTGGCCCTCTACGGCAGCTATCCCAGCCCCCACGTCGGCCGGGAGATCGGCCTGGAGACAGCCATCGCCCTGCGGGCCCGCCTGGCCGTGGTCAAGCGCCTGCCCGCCGGAACGACGATCAGCTACGGCCGTCGCTACCGCCTGGAGCGCGACACCACCGTCGGCGTGTTGCCGCTGGG
This genomic interval from Candidatus Coatesbacteria bacterium contains the following:
- the alr gene encoding alanine racemase, which encodes MYPNRPVWAEVDLDAVLDNLRRIRRRVGSAVRVMAVVKSDAYGHGKLEVVEKLHRYCDWLGVSFIDEGVELRQAGYDLPILCLVSPLPDELDALIKYELTPVISDLSLGRALSERLEFQGRAPVKVHLKVDTGMGRLGVWHADAAGLAVELAALPKIELGGMMTHFPLADGADKSFAREQIRRFAAVIDAVRERGLQPGICHAANTAAALELPESHFDMVRPGLALYGSYPSPHVGREIGLETAIALRARLAVVKRLPAGTTISYGRRYRLERDTTVGVLPLGYADGWHRGMTGRARAIVRGERRPIIGVICMDMSMIDLAGLEDVRAGEVVTLMGRDYSGELISVEEVAEWMNTIPYEVTCALSERVPRHYLGSG